The genome window TAGTCGATGATGGCGTGGTCCCAGTCGTCGCCGCCGAGGTCGTTGTCCCCGTTCGTGGCGACGACCTCGTAGACGCCCCCGCCGAGGTCGAGGATGGACACGTCGAACGTCCCGCCGCCCAGGTCGTAGACGAGGACGGTCTGGTCGGACTCGTCGTCCAGCCCGTAGGCCATCGCGGCCGCGGTCGGCTCGTTGACGATGCGCTCGACCTCGAAGCCGGCGATTTCGCCGGCGTCCTTGGTCGCCTGCCGCTGGCGGTCGTTGAAGTACGCCGGCACCGTGATGACCGCCTTCTCGATTTCGTCGCCGAGGTACTCCTCGGCGTCGTGTTTTATCTTCTGGAGTATCATCGCCGAGACCTGCTCGGGCGTGTACTCCTCACCGTCCAGCTCCACCGTGTAGTCGTCCTCGCCCATGTGGCGCTTGATGGACTGGATGGTCTGGTCCGGGTTCTTTACCGCCTGGTTCTTGGCCGGCTTCCCGACGAGCCGCTCGCCGTCGTCGAACGCGACGACAGAGGGTGTCGTCCGCTCGCCTTCGCCGTTGACAATGATTTCGGGGTCGCCACCTTCCATGACCGCGAACGCGCTGTTCGTGGTCCCGAGGTCGATACCCAGAATCTTGTTGCTCGCCATCTTACCCGCTCATAGCGGATTGGGCCGGTTAAAAGTTGCTAGATGTACTGATTCGAAAAACACCCAACGGCCCCTCCTCCGGGCGGTTTTATACTCGGCGGCGTTCCCTGACCGGTGATTATTTAATGTACCGCAACACGACCGCTACGCCGGCAGGGTGGCCGCTACTCCTCGCTCTCGCTGACGGTCACCTGCGCCTCGCGCAACACCTTGTCGGCCATCTCGTAGCCCGGCCGGTGGACGTCTGCAATCGTCCCCTCGGGCTGGTCGCTGTCGACGCGGGCGAGCACCTGCTGCTGTGTCGGGTCCACGTCCTCGCCGGGCTCGGGGTCGATGACCTCGACGTTCTCGGCGTCGAGCACGTCGTCGAGTTGGCGGAGCGTGGACTCGACCCCGCCTCTGATGTCCGTGTCCTCGTCCTGGTCGAGCGCCCGCTCCAGGTTGTCCCGCACGTCGAGCAGGCGCGTCACGAGGTCCTCGGTGGCGCGCTTCTGTTCCTGTTCGCGGCGCTTGTCCATCCGCTTCTTGTAGTTCTGGAACTCCGCCTGCTTGCGCTTGAGCTTGTCCTCCAGCTCCTCGATGTCGCCGTCCTGCTGAGTGGCCTGCGATTCGAGGCTGTCGACGCGCGTTCGCAGCGCGGCCAGTTCTCGGGCGGTGTCCTCGGGGTCCGACTCGGCGACCCGGTCGACCAGGTCGTCGTCGACCTCGAACTCGCCTAAGTCGACCTCCGCGGCGTCGACGTCCTCCGGCGCGCCCTCGACGTTCGCGTCGTCCGCTCGCGCCTCGCCTGCGGTCGACTCCTCCGTCGCGGCCGTGTCGTCGGCTGCGTCCTGCTCGGTCATACCCGACAGAAGTCGTCACGTGGATAAAAGGATTCAGAAACGGCGTGGCGGACCGACCACCGACACCGGTGTCACAGGAGGAAGCTAACGACCATCAGGACGAGGAACACGACGACGAGAATCTTCGCGATTCGCATGCTGAGTCCCGCTATACCGCCCAGACCGGCCAGTCCGGCGACGACGGCGAGGACGAGAAACAGCAGCGCCAGTTCGAGGAACCCGCCGCCGGCCTGGAGCGGGACCGCAGTCAGTAGGTGGGTCATGACGACAGCCGACGCCCTCGCCCCGGTTTATTATACAGTCCCTAATCAGGGACCGACGGCGAACGCGCCGGGGTCGTACTTGAATCGCGTGCGGTAGGCCTCCCACTCGCCGAGCTCTTCGAACCGGTACTTGCCGAAGGCGGGGTTCCGGACCAGCTCCAGTTCCGCGAGGCGCTCCTGGACCGGGTCGAAGAGGGTCCCCCAGTCGAGTTCCCGGAGCGTCTCGTCCGGGCCTCCCTCGTTCGCGGTGAACGTCAGTCCGTCGTCGGTTCGCTCGATAGTCCCGTACTGGTACCGGCTCCAGACGGTGTACTCCCCAAACGGGACGGTCTCTGTCGGTGGCGGCGGTCGGCGGTACTGCGCCTGGAACCGCTGGTGCGTCTCGTCGCCGCCCCACAGCACGCCGCGAGTGAGGAGCTTGATTCGGCGCTCGGCGTCCACGCCGCTGTTGTAAACGACCCGAGCGTGTTCGTACTCGCTGGACTGGAACTGCTCGGCGACGTCGTCGGAGTGGTGGACGTCTATCTCGTGTTGATACGGCAGCGGCGTCCGGCAGGCTCGTTCGAGCACCGAGACCGTCTCCGCGCCCCGGCGTAGGTCCTCGTGTGGGCCCGCACCGCGCCACTGCGCCGGGTCGGCCTCGTCGGGATCGACCCATCGGTCCATGCTCACAATACGCGGGACGCGGTCTTAGTTTTTCCCGCGGGGCGCGGTCTCAGACCAGCACACGGTCGAGTTCGACGACGAGGCCGCGTTCGGCGTCCGGGTCGCCGACGAGCGTCCCGAGGCAGACCGCCGCGCCGTCCGGCGTGACACAGACCACTTGCGAACCCTGCTGGGGCGTCGCCTCGCTCGCCTCGGCCGGACCGGCATCGATGACGCCCGGCGCGTACACCGGCGCGCCCTCGGCGACCTCGCGGGCCGCGCTCGGGGCAATCCTGACCCGCGGCAGGTGGACCAGCGCGCGCTCCGCCGGTTGAATAACCTCGCGCACCTGCGACTCGTCCCCTTCCTCGGCGAACGCGAGCGCGTCCACGAGGTCGTGCATCGTCGACAGCGACGCGTCGTCGAAGGTCCCCGTCGCCGTCCGTCGGAGGTCGCCCATGTGTGCACCGGTCCCCGCCGCGAGGCCGATGTCGTGACACAGTTTCCGGACGTACGTCCCGGACTCACAGCGCACCCGCAGGAGGAGTCGGCGCTCCTCGCGTTCCAGCACGTCCAAGGCGTGAATCCGGCGGGAGCGAAGCTGGCGCTTCACCGCGCTCTTGCGCGGGGGTTTCTGGTAGACTTCGGTCTCGAACTCGGCGACGATGTCCGCGATGTCCGCCGGGGCCCGGTCGTGGAGTTCGAGAACGGTGACGTACTCCTTGACCGCGTCGTCGAACACCTGCGCCATCCGGGCGGCGTCGCCGAGCAACACGGGCAGACAGCCCGTCACCTTCGGGTCGAGCGTCCCGCCGTGGGCGACCCGGTCCTGGCCGGTCGCGTCACGAATCCAGGCCGCGACCTGGTGGGCCGACGGCCCCGGCGGCTTGTCGAGGTTGACGACGCCGAAAGAGCGAAGCGAGTCGAGGTTGCGGTCCTCGGGCGGGGCACGGAGCGTCATCGGCTCAGAACTCGTACCGGACGTTCTCGACCGGCGCTTGCCCCTCATCCCCGTCGGGGCTGTACGACTCGACGGCGTGCAGCGTCACGCTCAGGACGCCCTGTGGGTCCCAGCGGGCGGTGTTGACCGACAGGTCGTAGATAGAGAGGTCGTCGAAGTCGATGTCGTAGTAGTCGCTGTAGCGCTGCGCCTCGCTCTCGCCGCGCTCCCTGGTCTCGGTCTTGGCCTGCTCGAAGGGCTTGTTCTCCCGCGTGGCGATGCGGTCGGCGCGCACGTCCAGTGGCGCGGTCAGCCACAGTTTCATGTCGGCGTACTCGCCGGCCATCCAGCCGGCGAGACGGGATTCCAGCACGAGGCCGTCGCGCTCGGCGGCGATGTCCCGGAGCCGCCGGTCGAGGTCGCGGTCTATCTGGTCGTCCTCCTCGGCGGCCTTGTTCAGTTCCAGCGGCGTCATCCCGCGTTCCTCGGCCAGCGAGCGGAAGATGTCGCCGCCGCTGACGTGCTCGTAGTTCAGTGCGTCGGCCAGGCTCTTGGCAAGTGTGCTCTTGCCGCTGCCGGCCGGGCCGGAGACGGTAATCAACATAGAGGTGTTCGGGAGGCCCCGATAGAAAGGGCTGTCTCTTCGCGCCTACCCGGTCGGCGTCGTCTCGACGTTGAGCGCCTTCCGGATAATCTGGGTAAAGGAGAGCGAGCACAGGAAGTACCAGACAATCCACGCCTGTACCGGGCCGGCGACGCCGTTGCTCCAGGCCTCGACCGCTCCGAAGATGGGGAGCGTAATCACCGGGCTCGCCTCGACGCCGGCGCCGAAAACGATCCAGTAGAGCCAGAGGAACAGCGGGATGTTGACCAGCATTATCCACACCATCGGGCGGAACTGCTGTTTGAACATCCCCATCTGGTCGGTCATCAGCTCCATCTGCTCCTCTTCGAGCCGGTCCAGGGCCTCCTGGTCGTCGCGTTCCTTCGCGGCCTTGCGGCGCTCTTTCAGGTCCTCCATCTTCTCCTGGTGGTCGCTCATCCCCGACATGTCCATGAGGTTGTCCTGCAGAATCGTCGAGGTAGTCCCGGTGATGATGGCCAGCACCAGGATGACGACGTAGAACGGCAGCATGTCGTTGAGCGGCCCGAGGAAGATGTCGATGACGCCGCCCGCGATGACGTCCCTGACGGAGGTCAGCGAGTAGCCGGCAAAGAGGCCGAGCGTCCCGAGCCCGGCGAGCTTGTCCCACTTCGACCAGCCGCCGTCGTCGTCATCGTCGCTCGGGGCCGCGTCGGACTCCTCGAGCGCCTCGCGGACGCCCTCGGGGTCGTCGATGACGAAGCCCTCGCCGTCGGCGTCGATGAGCAGCCCGGACTCGATGAGCCGTCCCCACTCGCCGCTCGTGAGGTCGTCGCTCACGTCGCTCCAGGTGACGGTCCCGTTCTCCTCGGCCGCGGCGAGCACCGTCGAGAGCGCGTCAGTCATTGCCTCGCCGTCCTCGGCGAGTCGTTCTACCTTCGGCGCGGTACGTGCCATTGTGTGTGTTTGAGGCGCGACGGCATATCAACGTTTTACTCTGGCGGTCCTGGCTGCGTCGGTCCCGAACGGCGGTTCCGTCCGGGTTCAGGCCGTCTGTGCGTCGACGGCGTCCTGGATGTCGCTCCAGACCTCGTCGGGCGTCTGCTCGCCGTCGACGGCGACGAACCCGTCGTGGTCCTCGTAGTGGTCGATGACCGGTGCGGTGTTGTCGTCGAACACGTCCAGCCTGTTGCGGACGGACTCCTCGTTGTCGTCGTCGCGCTGGATGAGGTCGCCGCCACACTCGTCGCAGACGCCCTCCTCCGCGGGCTGATTGAACTCCACGTGGTAGTTCGTGCCGCAGTCGTCACAGACGCGGCGACCGGTGAGCCGGTCGACCAGTTCCTCGCGCGAGACGTCGAGCGACAGAATCACGTCGAGGTCGGTCATCCCTTCCAGTTCCTCCGCCTGGTCGAGGTTGCGCGGGTAGCCGTCCAGCACGAAGCCGTCGGCCTGCGAGAGCGCCTCCTCGACGATGGCGTTGACCACCGCGTCCGGGACCAGGTCGCCCGCCTCCATGTACTCGCGGGGCGTGTCGTACTCGGTGTCCATGTCGCTGATGTCCATGTCCTTGTTCGCCCGGAGCGCGTCGCCGGTGGTGACGTGCTCGACGCCGTACTCGTCGGCGAGGTTGGCGCTCTGGGTTCCTTTGCCGGCTCCCGGCGGCCCGAGAATCAGGATTCGCGGATTCGACATAGTCTGGGTTTCCGAGGGGTCCGTTAAATGGTTGTCCAAATCCTGCTGGCGCGCTGCCGCCACCCAAAGGTGTGTAGGCCTCTCGGGCGAACAGCGGGTGATGCTCGAACCCGGAGCGCCCGCGCCCGACGTCAGCGCACAGAACCAGTTCGGCGACACTGTCTCACCGGACTTCGAGGAGCCGACCGTGGTGTACTTCTATCCCGAAGACTTCACCGGCGGCTGTACCATCGAGGCCCGGGACTTCCAGGACCACCTCCCGCAGTTCCGTGAGGGCGGTATCACCGTCTACGGCGTCTCGATGGACGACGTGGCGACCCACGACGAGTTCGCCGAGGAGGAGGGCCTGCTGTACGACCTGCTGGCCGACCCCGACGGGACCGTCGCCGAGGCGTTCGGCCTCGACACCAGCGGCGGCCGGACCGACCGCCGGACGTTCGTGCTGGCCGACGGCGAAGTCAAGTCTGTCTACGACCCGGACCGCTCGAACCCCGAGGGCCACGCCCAGGAAGTCCTTCGGGACGTTCGCAACGAATTCGTCCAGGGCGGGTAGACCCCCGTCGTTCCCCAGCGGCACCTGCAGGCCGTTCGGTCGCGGATGCGACCCGCCGGGTCGGCCCGTTCCGGCTGTCAGCAGCGGCGACGGCGGCCCGGCGGCCTCAGAACACTTGCGCGCCGCGGCCGATTCGGGTCTGATACACGCGGGCGTCGACGCCGCGCTCGCCGAAAGCGTCGAGCATCGTGCTCGCAATCCGCCGGCGGTCCGCCTCGGCGCAGGCCGCGATGACGGTCGGACCGGCCCCGGAGATGGTGACGCCGGTCGCACCGGCCGCCAGGGCGGCCTCGCGGACCTGTTCGTAGCCGTCGATGAGCTTCGCGCGGGCCGGCGTCACGACGGTGTCGTGCATCCCCTGCCCGACGAGTTCGGGGTCGTCGCGGTGCATCCCCGTCGTCAGCGACGCGGCGTTGCCCACCGTCTCCACCAGCTGCTCGACCCTGGCGCTCTCGGGGACGACGTTGCGCGCGTCTCGCGTGGACACGACGATATCGGGGAGACACGCGACCAGCGGGATGTCGGCGTCGACCTGTGTGACGCCCTGCTCGGTGGCGATGGTGAACCCGCCCAGGATAGAGGGGGCGACGTTGTCGTCGTGGGCGTCACCCGAGACGACGGCCTCGCCCTTGGCGGCGATGGGGACCAGTTCCTCGCGGGAGTAGCCGCGGTCGTACAGTTCGTTCAGTCCGACGGCCGCCGCGGCGGCGCTGGCCGCTGAGGATCCCAGCCCCGAGGCGGGGCGGACGCCCTTGTCAATCTGGATGCGGGCCGGCGCATCGAGCGCCTCGGCGACCGCGCCGACGGTGTTCTTGTCGGGGTCCTCCGGGATGTACTGGCTGCCAGCGCCGGTCATCTCGATGGTGACCCGGTCGGCCTTTTCGAGGCGGACGACGTCGGCCGGACGCTCCAGTGCGACGCCGAACACGTCGAAGCCGCTCCCGAGGTTCGCACTGGTAGCCGGCGCCCGGACTGTCAGCATGCCCGGGAATTTCAGCAGTGTAGGCAAAAAGGTAGCGAACCGACACCGGCGTGTTTGCAGTCCTGAGAACGCGGCCCAAAGGCATAACCCGGGGAAACGCGACCTGCGAGTAGGTATCGATATGGATGTCGACATCGCCACGGTCGCCATCCTCGGGAACGTAGGCGGAGCGCTCGTGGGGTTCGCAGTCGCGGTTCTGGCCACTCGACACCAGGAGACCCCCGGCGCGCGCCAGTACGGCTGGCTCGCACTCGCCGGGGGTTGCTGGTGTGCCGTGGCTCTCGGGCAGGTCCTCGCCACCGGCCCCGACGTGGCGGAGACGGCGTACGTGCTGGCGCGGACCACCTCGGCCCAGCTCATCGGCCTCTGGGCCGTCTTCGTGCTCGTCTACACCGGCCGGCGGTCGTGGCTCCGCCCGTCGCGTCTCGCGCCGCTGTTGCTCGCGGCGAACGCGGACGTCCTGCTACTGCTCGTCGGCCAGGGGCGCTTCGTCGAGGCGACTGCCGTCCCGGTCACACAGAGCGGCGTGACGCTGTTCGTCGTAGAACGGGGCGCGGTCTACACGCCGAGCCTCGCGGTCTCCTACGTGCCGTTACTGCTGGGCTACGCGCTCCTGCTCGAGTTCCTGTTCCGGTCCGAGAACATCTACCGGCGGCAGACGGCGGCCATCGCAGTCGGGGCCGTCCTCCCCGGGGTCATCGCCGTGCTGTACGACTTCGGCTACACGCCGCATCCGGCCATCGACTTCACGCCGATGGCGTTCTCGGTCAGCATCCTGTTCGTCGGCTGGGTGCTGTTCAAGGACGAGTCGCTGTCGGTGACGACGTTGTCGGGGGACACCCTCGTCGACAACCTCCCCGACCCGGTTGTCGCGCTCGACGAGGACTGGTCGGTCATCGACTACAACGCCGCTGCTGCGGCCGAACTTGACCACCCCGACCCCGAGGGGGAGTCCCTCGACGCCCTCGCGCCGGGCCTTTCCGACCACATCACCCACGGTGAGGTGTTCTCCTTCGGGGACTCGCTCACGTACTACAACCCACAGACGACGAGTCTCACGGACCAGTTCGGGACCGAGCGCGGCCGGCTCGTCGTCCTCAGGGACGTGACCGGCCAGCAGCGCCGCCAGGACCGGCTCGAAGCGCTCCAGGCCGCGACACAGCAGTTCATCGAGGCCGAGACTGCCGAGGCGGTCGCGGAGATGGCCGTCGAGTTCGCGACGGCAGTCCTCGACCAGAACGCGGCGGGCGTGTTCCTCGAAGACGACGGCGTCCTCGAACCGGCGGTGGTCAGCGACACGGTCGCCGAACACGTCGAGGCGGAACTGCTGTACGGCCGGCCGACGGACGAGCCCGAGAGCAAGCTCTGGCGGACCTACGAGACCGGCGAGGTACAGACCGTCTCGCTGGAACAGGACGGCCTCGACCCCCTCGACAACGCGCTCATGCTGCCGCTTGGCTCTCACGGCGTGATGGCGGTTGCGTCACACGACGACACGTTCGCCACGGAGGACCGGCGATACGCCGCGATTCTCGCACAGACGACCCAGGTGGCCCTCGACCAGGTCGAACGCGAGCGCGAACTCCGCCGGAGCCGGAGTTCGGTCAAGCGTCGCCGCGAGCAGATAGAGTTCTTCAACGGCCTGCTCAGACACTCCCTGCACAACGCGATGGTCGTCATCCGCGGCCGCGCCGAGCACGTCAGGGACGACGTGTCGGCGTCGGAGCGACACCACATCGACAGCATCAGCGACTGGTGTACGAAGCTCACGGAGATGAGCGAGACCATCCGGGACATCAACAACACCGTGACCGCGAGCGAGGCGGAGCGGCTGGGTGCCGTCGACCTCAACGCGACGCTCCGTCGCTCGGTCCAGTCGCTCCGGGCGGAGTACGACTCGGCGTCGGTGACCTGCGAACTGGACGGGGACTACTGCGTGCAGGCGAACGAACTGCTCGACGAAGTCCTCCTGAGCGTCCTCCGGAACGCGGTCGACCACAACGACGCCGAGACCCCGCGGGTGTGTGTGTCGGTCCAGCGGGCCAGCGACTGGCTGCAGGTCCGCATCGCCGACGACGGCCCCGGGATGAGCGACGAACTGAAGACGAAGGTGTTCGAGCGCGGGCTCTCGCCGGACCAGACCGCCGACGGGTTCGGCCTCTACTTCGTCTCGGTCATGATGGAGCTGTACAGCGGGACGTTCTGGTTCGAGGACAACGACCCGACCGGGACGGTCGCCGTCCTCGAATTCCAGCGGGTGGCGGCCGCCGAACAGCCGGCGGACGGTCCCCACCGCGACAGCGACGACGGGGCGGCCGCCGAAGCGCAAGCTAAATCCCACAACCGCGGGTAGGTCGGGGTATGATCGGCGTCGTCGGCGGCGGTATCGCCGGCCTCTCGGCAGCGTACCGGCTCCAGCAGCGCGGCTACGAGGTCCGCGTCTTCGAGGCGAGCGAGGACCTCGGCGGCCTGGCCGCGACCTACGAGACGGCCGGGGACCCCATCGAGAAGTTCTACCACCACCTCTCGAAGTCCGAGGAGACCATCGTCGAACTCGCCGGGGAACTGGGGCTCGGCGACGCCGTCGAGTGGCACATCGGGAAGAACGCCTACTACGTCGACGGCGTCGTCCATCCGATGGACAAGCCCTGGGAAATCCTCGCGTACCCGCATCTCTCGCTGTACGACACGTTCCGGCTGGGGATGCTCGTCCTCGATATCGACGTTCGCGGCGGCGTCCCGTCGTTCGACACCTACGAGCGACTGGAGGACTTCGAGGACGTCCCTATCGAGCAGTTCGTCGTCGAACACACCACGCGGGGCGTCTACGAGAATTTCTTCGAGCCGCTGCTGGACGCGAAGTTCGGCGACCGGAAGGACGACGTGAGCGCCGCGTGGCTGCTCGGCCGGGTCAAGTTCCGCGGCGAGCGGGACATTCTGAACGGCGAGATTCTGGGGTACTTCGACGGCGGGTTCGGCCGCCTGCTCGACGCGCTGGTCGACGCTGTGGGCCGCGAGAACATCGCTACGGGCACGCGCGTGACCGACATCGACACCGGCGGCGGGGCCGTCTCGTCGCTGACCGTCTCCGACGGCACCGGGGCGACGACGCACGCGGTCGACGACGTCGTCGTCGCGGCGATGCCGAACGTGCTGGAGGAGCTGACCGGCTACGCCTGCGACATCGACTTCCAGGGGACGGTGTGTTCGGTCGTCAGCATGGAGGAGTCCCTGCTGGACACCTACTGGCTGAACATCGCCGACGACGCCCCCTTCGGCGCGCTCATCGAGCACACGAACTTCGTCTCTCCCGAGCGGTACGGCGGCGAGCACCTGCTGTACGTCGCTCGGTATATCCAGGACGAATCCGAAGCCATCTGGGGACAGGACGACGACGAGGTCCGCGAGACGTGGCTCTCGGGCATCGAGTCCCTGTTCCCCGAGTTCGACCGCGACGCCGTCAACTGGGTGCGAACGGCCCGAAACCCCCGGACTGCGCCGGTCTACGAGCGCGGCTATCTGGACATGGTCGTCCCCTACGACCTCGGCGACGCCGTTGCGGACGGGCTCTACTACGCCGGCATGGCCTCACGGGCCCAGTACCCGGAACGGTCGCTCAACGGCGGTATCGTCGCGGGCTTCGAGTGCGCCGACCGAATCGCGGACGGCTCGGCGGCGACGGACGCCGACTCGCCGCTCTCCGAAGCCCGGCGCTGAGACGCCGCGTGCAAGCCGTTTTACGGTCCGATACGCCGACCCATCGCCGCTGGGTCAGTCGCCGGCCGCGTTCTCCACGTCGTCCTCGTCGATGACCGGCGCGTCGGTCGGGCTCACGTCGTCCGGCTCCTCGCGGCCGCCGCCGACAATCATCTCGCCGTCCTCGGTCTCGACGTAGACGTCGTCGGCGAAGCCACCGACGGCGTGGGGGTGTTCCGGCTCGTCCAGCCGCTCCGGCGTGGACGGCGCGTCGGCGACGCCGTCGGCCGGGCGGAACGTCCCGAGCGGGTCGTCGATGGTGATGCCGTGGGTCTCGAAGAAGTCCGCGTACCGCTCGTAGTGGGCTTCCAGCTCCCCGGCCGGGAACTCCATCATCTCCGTCCAGCCGTGGTTGTAGAAGTCGAAGTTGGCCTGGATGTGGGTTATCTCGCGGGCCTCGGCCTCGGAGTAGTCCGCCTCCAGTGCGGCCACGTAGGTGTCCATCGTGGCGTCGAAGAAGTCATCGAGGTGGTCCCGCCGCTCCGCCCGGCGGTCCTCGTCGGCCTTCCCGAGGAAGATTTTGGTGTGGAGTTTCACCAGCCCGTAGTTGGCCACCGACCGGACGCCGGGTGTGGTCAGGGCCTTCTTGCTCGCCCAGTGGCGCGGGTTCTGGTAGATTTTCATCTCGACTCCGGATACGGGCCCGAGCGCCTTCAAATCCCCGACTACCGGCGTCTCCCGCTGGATTCAGGCGGCTATCGCAAACGATACGCAGATAGCAATCCACATTAAGCCCGATTTCGTACCGACCGTACATGAGCACGTCGCACGTAATCATCGGTGACGGCATCGCGGGTGCGTCCGCAGCCGAGACAATCCGGGAAGCGGACCCGGACGCGTCGGTCACGGTCCTGACCGACGAGGGGGAGGCGCTGTACAACCGAATCCTCATCAAGGAGTTCGCCAAGGGCAAGCTCCCGGAAGCGCCCATCTCCATCCACGAGCCGGAGTGGTACGAGGAGCGCGACATCGACCTCCAGCTGAACACCCACGTGACCGACATCGACCCCGACGCCCACGAGATACAGACCCACGAGGGCGACACCTACGAGTACGACAAACTGCTCGTCGCGACGGGTGGGACGCCGGCACAGCTCCCGGTCGAGAACAGCGACGCCGACGGCGTGCACCACTTCTGGACGTTCCAGGACGCCCGTGGCATCCGCGAGCACGCCGACGAGGCCGACCAGGGCATCATCGTCGGCGCGGGCCTGCTCGGCATCGACCTCGCCGCCGTGTGTGCCGCACAGGAAATCGACGCCAAGTACCTGATGCGCGGGAACCGCTGGTGGCGCTACGCGCTCTCGGAGGACGGCGCGGCCATCATCCACGAGGCCCTCGAAGAGAACGGCGTCGAACCGGTCTTCGAGTCCGGCGTCGACCGCTTCGAGGTCGACGACGACGGCCACGTCACCGGCGCGGTCGACCCCGACGGCAACCACTACGACGGCGAGTGGGCCGGCGTCGCTATCGGCCTCGATTTCAACACCGAGTTCCTCAACGGGACCGGGCTCGAACTCGACGACGGCGTCGTCGTCGACGAGTACATGCAGACCAACATCGAGGACATCTACGCCGCGGGCGACCTCACCCAGTTCTACGACACCATCCTCGACTCCCAGGCCCAGAACGGCGCGTGGGGGTCGGCCAAGGAGCAGGGGTCCGTCGCCGGGACGAACATGGTCGCCGACGCCGAGGAAGAGGAGTTCCGCTGGGTCTCCTCGTACTCCATCACCCACTTCGACTTCCCGTTCCTCTCGTTCGGTCACCCGACCCGCGGCGACGACGAGGCCGAACGGAAGTACTCCGACAGCGAGTGGCGGCGGCTCGCCTTCGAGGACGGCCAGCTCATCGGCGGCGTGCTCATCGGCGACCTCTCGCAGCAGTCGACGTTCAAACAGCTCATCCGCGAGGAGCGCCAGGTCGCGGACAAGAAGGAACTCCTGCTGGAGAAGGACGTCGACCTCGAGGAAGTGAAGGCACAGACGCCCGCGCCCGCCGAGTAACGACCGCCGACACCGATTTTTCGCGTGCTGGGGCCGTAGCGACGCGTCGGTCGGCCGCGAGCGGTGACCGTCAGCGGGAGAACGACGCCCTTTTTTCGACCTAAGGCGGAGAGACGCGTATGGATGGCGGCAGCGGCGACATGACACTCGCGTTCGACCTCGACGCCCTCAAGCAACTGGCCTATCCGGACAGCGTCTTCAACGACGCGCGCCAGTGGTCGGAGTACGTCGGCGTCATCTCCGAACAGCCCACCTACGTCGTGACCAACTTCACCCGGAAACACCGGATTCGCCAGGACTTCTTCTCCGGGCCGCGGGGCCGCGAGGAGAGCCTCGAAAACGTCAAAGAGCAGTTCGACACCGACCGGCACGTCTTCGTCGGTGCGAACGACGAGGACGCCGACCTCGCAGAGGCGGTGGGCTGGGAGTATCTCCCCGTCGAACAGGCGGCCGAGGCGGCCGAGTGGGAACTCGGCGACCCGGAGGCCCCGGACGCGACAGCCGACGCGGACGAGGCGCGCGACGACTGGCCGTAGGTGACACACCCCCGCTGTCGGCGGGAATCTTCGCTTCGACTAGTTTTATATTTTTCCGAAGAGCGACTGAAGATATGGCCCTCCAGATCAGCGACGCCTTGCGTAGCGGTCTCGATACACTCCTCAGTGAGGACGGACTCCTCGTTACCGGCGTTTTCCTCCTGTTCAACCTCGGGAACACCGTCGCAAACTCCTCGTTCACCGAGGCACTGTTCGACGAAGTGATGAACATGGGCGGCCCCGCTGGGCCGGGAAGCGCTGCGGGAGCAGGTGCACCGGTGTTCTCGGTGTCGGATTTCACCGGCCCGTTCAGCCTTGACATCGCACTGCCGGTCGCTGTCGTGATGGTCCTCCTGTTTCTGGTTGTCGGCCAGCTCGTCAAGTTCTGGGGAATCAGGCTCTTCACCGAGCCAC of Haloarcula sp. DT43 contains these proteins:
- a CDS encoding NAD(P)/FAD-dependent oxidoreductase codes for the protein MSTSHVIIGDGIAGASAAETIREADPDASVTVLTDEGEALYNRILIKEFAKGKLPEAPISIHEPEWYEERDIDLQLNTHVTDIDPDAHEIQTHEGDTYEYDKLLVATGGTPAQLPVENSDADGVHHFWTFQDARGIREHADEADQGIIVGAGLLGIDLAAVCAAQEIDAKYLMRGNRWWRYALSEDGAAIIHEALEENGVEPVFESGVDRFEVDDDGHVTGAVDPDGNHYDGEWAGVAIGLDFNTEFLNGTGLELDDGVVVDEYMQTNIEDIYAAGDLTQFYDTILDSQAQNGAWGSAKEQGSVAGTNMVADAEEEEFRWVSSYSITHFDFPFLSFGHPTRGDDEAERKYSDSEWRRLAFEDGQLIGGVLIGDLSQQSTFKQLIREERQVADKKELLLEKDVDLEEVKAQTPAPAE
- a CDS encoding NAD(P)/FAD-dependent oxidoreductase: MIGVVGGGIAGLSAAYRLQQRGYEVRVFEASEDLGGLAATYETAGDPIEKFYHHLSKSEETIVELAGELGLGDAVEWHIGKNAYYVDGVVHPMDKPWEILAYPHLSLYDTFRLGMLVLDIDVRGGVPSFDTYERLEDFEDVPIEQFVVEHTTRGVYENFFEPLLDAKFGDRKDDVSAAWLLGRVKFRGERDILNGEILGYFDGGFGRLLDALVDAVGRENIATGTRVTDIDTGGGAVSSLTVSDGTGATTHAVDDVVVAAMPNVLEELTGYACDIDFQGTVCSVVSMEESLLDTYWLNIADDAPFGALIEHTNFVSPERYGGEHLLYVARYIQDESEAIWGQDDDEVRETWLSGIESLFPEFDRDAVNWVRTARNPRTAPVYERGYLDMVVPYDLGDAVADGLYYAGMASRAQYPERSLNGGIVAGFECADRIADGSAATDADSPLSEARR
- a CDS encoding DUF6149 family protein, whose translation is MKIYQNPRHWASKKALTTPGVRSVANYGLVKLHTKIFLGKADEDRRAERRDHLDDFFDATMDTYVAALEADYSEAEAREITHIQANFDFYNHGWTEMMEFPAGELEAHYERYADFFETHGITIDDPLGTFRPADGVADAPSTPERLDEPEHPHAVGGFADDVYVETEDGEMIVGGGREEPDDVSPTDAPVIDEDDVENAAGD
- a CDS encoding DUF7124 domain-containing protein, with protein sequence MDGGSGDMTLAFDLDALKQLAYPDSVFNDARQWSEYVGVISEQPTYVVTNFTRKHRIRQDFFSGPRGREESLENVKEQFDTDRHVFVGANDEDADLAEAVGWEYLPVEQAAEAAEWELGDPEAPDATADADEARDDWP
- a CDS encoding sensor histidine kinase translates to MDVDIATVAILGNVGGALVGFAVAVLATRHQETPGARQYGWLALAGGCWCAVALGQVLATGPDVAETAYVLARTTSAQLIGLWAVFVLVYTGRRSWLRPSRLAPLLLAANADVLLLLVGQGRFVEATAVPVTQSGVTLFVVERGAVYTPSLAVSYVPLLLGYALLLEFLFRSENIYRRQTAAIAVGAVLPGVIAVLYDFGYTPHPAIDFTPMAFSVSILFVGWVLFKDESLSVTTLSGDTLVDNLPDPVVALDEDWSVIDYNAAAAAELDHPDPEGESLDALAPGLSDHITHGEVFSFGDSLTYYNPQTTSLTDQFGTERGRLVVLRDVTGQQRRQDRLEALQAATQQFIEAETAEAVAEMAVEFATAVLDQNAAGVFLEDDGVLEPAVVSDTVAEHVEAELLYGRPTDEPESKLWRTYETGEVQTVSLEQDGLDPLDNALMLPLGSHGVMAVASHDDTFATEDRRYAAILAQTTQVALDQVERERELRRSRSSVKRRREQIEFFNGLLRHSLHNAMVVIRGRAEHVRDDVSASERHHIDSISDWCTKLTEMSETIRDINNTVTASEAERLGAVDLNATLRRSVQSLRAEYDSASVTCELDGDYCVQANELLDEVLLSVLRNAVDHNDAETPRVCVSVQRASDWLQVRIADDGPGMSDELKTKVFERGLSPDQTADGFGLYFVSVMMELYSGTFWFEDNDPTGTVAVLEFQRVAAAEQPADGPHRDSDDGAAAEAQAKSHNRG